From Amycolatopsis sp. WQ 127309:
GCTGCCGCCGAGGAGCTCGTCGGGCTCGATCCCGAGCTGCTGCGCGAAGAACCGCAGTGCGTCACCCGACGGTGTCCGCGCGCCCGTCTCGACCGACGAGACGTACGCCGCGGAGTACTGCGGTCCGGCGAGCTGCCGCTGGGTGAGCCCGCGCTCGGTGCGCAGTTCACGCAGGCGCTCGCCGACGGTCTCGCCGCTCACGCTCACGCGGTTCGCCTTTCCACTGGTACAGGATATGCCCGGAAGCCGCGCGGCGGCGGGGGAGTCACCCGCCGCCGCGCGGCGGGTATCAGCAGGCGCCGGCGTCGCTCCAGACGGCCCACGACCCGGGCGCGCCCGGCTCGGCCCCGGTCGAGTACCAGGTGGACGTCCACTTGTGACTGTTGTGGCCCACGACGTCGTTGGGCACGTACGCCTTCGCGGAGTCCCACTCGGCGAGGCCGGAGCAGCCGGTCGGCGGGGTGCCGGTGCCGACCGTGAGCGAGAACTGCGCGGTGTGGTCGGCGTCGGTGCCGTCACCGGTGACCGTCACCTGGCTGGTGCCGTTCGGGGTGGTGGCCGCGGTGGTGATGGTCAGCGTCGCCGCGGCGCCGGACTGGACGCTCGCCGGGCTGAACGTCGCCTTGGCGCCGTCCGGCAGGCCGGTGGCCTGCAGCTGCACGGTCTGCGCGCTGCCCGCGGTGACCCGGGTGGTCACCGTGGTCGACGCGGACTGTCCGGGTTGGACGGACGCCGACGTCGGGGAGAGCGTCAGCGAGTAGTCGTTGCCGGCCGGCGGGGTGCCGGTGCAGGTCGGCTCACCGCTGGCGGCCGTGACGGAGACGGCGTCCCAGGCGGCCTTGGTGGCGGTGAACTCCGTGCAGCTGCCCGGGTACAGCGCGATCGCGGCTTCGAGGGTCGCCTTGCGGGCGGCCTTGTGGTTCCAGGAGGACGTCTTCTTCAGGAGCGCGTTGTAGAAGATCTTGCCGGCCTTCTGGATGCCGATACCGGTGACGCTGGAGCCGTTGCACGTCGGGCTCGCCGGGGAGGCGTTGCTGCCCTGGGAGAGCAGGTAGAACCAGTGGTTCTGCGGGCCCGCGGCGGCGTGCACCTCGGTGCTGGGGATGGACGCCGAGTAGCAGTTCGGGTCGCCGACCAGCGACGGGTTGTACATGTAGCGGATCGGGCCCTGGCCGACGAGGTTCACGCCCTCGCCGACGACGAAGTCCGGCGTGTCCTTCGGGTTGTTGGCGTAGGCCTCGGTGAGCGCGCCGAAGATGTCGCCGGTGGACTCGTTCATGCCGCCGTTCTCGTTGCCCGAACCGGCACCGCCCGGCGTGGTCTGGAAGATCGCGTGGCCGAACTCGTGGCCCACGACGTCCATCGGCGTGGCCTGGCGCTGGTTGTCCTGGGAGTGGCCGAAGTGCGTCGAGGAGCCGTCCCAGTAGGCGTTGACGTCGTTGAGGCCGACGCTCGCGCGGAAGCCGCCGCCGGCCCCGTCGATGCCGTTGCGGCCGAGCCAGTCGCCCAGCATCTTCCACTCGGACTGCACGCTGTAGAGCGTGTCGACGCAGCCGGTTTCGAGGTCGGTGCCGGAGCCGTTGCCCCAGCTGTTGGTGCTCTTCGTGAAGATGGCGCCGCCTTCGCGGCCGCAGGCGATGCCGCGGCGGCCCGGGTCGGTCATCGAGTAGGAGCTGCCGGAGCCGGACGTGTCGATCGAGACCTGGCCGGCGTAGTAGGAGTTGCCGGTGCCCGCGACGGCCGCGGTGGTCGTCGTCGCGCCCTTGCCCGGCCCGGCGAGGGTGCGGACGTCGTCACGGGAGTCGAGGACCGCGCCGGTGGCCGCGTCGACGAAGACGTGGAGGCGGGTGGGCGTGGCCGCGTTGTGGCCGCTGACGACGACTTCGTAGGCGAGCTTCGGGGCGTCCCCGGCGAGCACGACCAGCTGCGGGGTGCTCGTGGAGTCCACCCGGGACACCTTGGCCCGGGCGATGCCGCTCGCCTTGTCGGTGCCGAGGGTGGCTTTGGTGGTCACGCTGATGGGCGCGGTCTTGGCGGCGTCGGTCGCGCGGACGCGCCCGGCCCCGTCGGCGACGACGACCGCGTCCCCGCCGACGACCGGCAGGCCGTGGTAGGTGCGCTGGTAGGAGGCGTAGAAGAGACCGCCGCCACCGGGGGTGACGCCGGTGCGCACGAACGCTTCGCTCGGGCTCTTGGCCAGCTGGTCGACGCCGTTGAGCGCGGCCTGGTCGGCGGCGACGGCGGCGAGCGCCTCGGGGTTCTGGGCCGGAGCTTGAGCGGGTGCCGCGGCGGCCGGGATCGCCGGCAGCGCGAAGGTCAGGGTCAGGCCGGCGATCGCCGCCAGCCCTCGTGGGGATCTCATGGGGAACCTTTCCGGTGGGACTCGGGGAGACCGTGCGCCCGGCCGGGTCGCGATGTGTCCGCCGGAATAACTGGTGTTATGGCGCCGGACGCATCCGAGTAAAGGTTCCACGGGCCTGCCGGTCAATGGGCCGAACGGCCCAGCGCTCTCCGGGAAAGATCACGCCGTCCCGGACATATCCCCAGGCAACGCCCGGTATCACCGACTGGTCTGAACCAATTCACTTACTTTCGTAGGAACTTGCGTTTCCGCCCGGATTCCCGGACCGCCACCCCGATTGGTCCACACCACTCGCCGTATCGACCCCCGATCACGCGAGTTCCGTCCCCAATCACGCGAGTTCCGTCCCCGATCACGCGAGTTACGGCTCTGATCACGTGAGACCCGTGCTGGAGCACGCCAAGCCGGTAGACCGGACTCGGGAGGGCTGTGTGACCGGGGCCGTCATCCGCGTGATCGGGCACGGGACTCGCGTGACGGGAGTCGTAACTCGCGTGATCAGGGGCGGAAGTTGCTTCTGGAGGGTCGGTTAGGCCGGGGTGTCGGTGACTTCGGCGGAGTCGAGGCCGCGGTGGTAGGCCGCGATGGCTTCGTCGAGATGACCACGTTGTCGTAGGACGTCTCCGAGCCGCAGGGACGTCGAAACCGCCGCCGCGTGCAGGGATGCCCGGGTCTGGATTTCCAGTGCTTCGCGGAGGAGACGGGTGGCGGCGGGCAGGTCGCCCTGGGCCTGGGCGATCTGGCCCAGCAGGCCCGTCGCCTCGCCGAGCGTCTCGACGTCCTGGGTGAGCAGCGGCAGCACCGCATCGACCAGCGACGACGCCTCGGCGAGCGCGCCCTGGCGCAGCCGGACCTCGGCCAGCTCGATCGTCGCGCCCGCGACGCCCTCCTCCGAGCCGATCGCCGCGAGCTGGTCGCGGGCCGCCGTCAGCTCCGCGCGTGCCTCCGCCAGCCGGCCCAGGCGGCGCAGCAGGTAGCCGCGGGCCCAGCGGCAGCGGGCCGCGTCGCGGTCGAAGCCGACCGACGCGAACAGGCGTGACGCCTCGATCAGGTCCTGCTCCGCCCGGTCGGCCTCGCCGATCGCCTGCCACACCTGGGACGCCTGCCGGTGGAACCGCGCCACGAAGTCCGGCCGCGTGGCCGACCGGATCAGCCGGCGGCCCGCCACCGCGGCCTGGCGTGCCCGGTGCAGGCCACCCATCTCCATCAGCGGGTGGATCAACGCGCTGAGCAGGCACAACTCGGCGTCCGGGTCGCCGGCCAGAACGCCGAGCGCCTCCTCGACGCGGGCGATCGCCGCGCCGGCGTCGCCGGTCAGGTAGCGGCAGCCGGACCAGCGGTGCACGATCATCGCCCGTAGCCACGGCGGCGCCGCGGCCGCCAGCTCCTCGGCGTGCTCCAGCGCCGCCTGCGCGCCCTCGACGTCGAACAGCTGCCACTTCACCTCGGCCTGGCAGAACCGCGCGTAGCACTCGACGTCGGCGAGGTGGTAGCCCGCGGCCTGCCGGCCGACCGACGCGAAGCGCGTCTCCGCGGCAGCGACGCGGCCCTGCTCCAGGTCCCGGTAGCCCTCGTCCAGCGCGTCCCGCAAGTCCGCGGCGACGCCCGGGGGGCGCCCGAACCGCAGCTCGTCGACGGTCAGGCCGAGCCGCCGCGCGAGGTAGGCCAGCATCTCCTCCGACGGCGGCCGGCTGCCGGTCTCGACCTTCGCCAGGAAACCCCGGTCGTACCCGGGCTCGGCCAGCTCGCGCTGCGTCCAGCCGCGGTCGGCACGCAGCCGCCGGATCCGCGTGCCGAGCGGTTCGGCGGGGGCCCTGGTCATCGTCCCACGGTAGGTCATCGGCGTGGATAGCGCGGAAACGGACATATTGACGCCCGCCGTCGGCTCAGGCTAGCGTCTAGATAGGAAACTTTCCTAACTAAGTGGAGGCCGACCATGCGCCTGCTGCCCCTCGCGACGGTGGTCGCGCTCGCGGCCCCGCTCGCCGCCACCCCGGCCGAGGCCGCGACGCCCGCGGAGGTGCGTGTCGACCAGGTCGGTTACGCGCTCGGCGAGGCGAAGCACGCGTACCTGCTCGGCGGCGCGCAAGGGACGTTCACGGTCGTCGACGACCACGGCCGCACGGTCCGCCAGGGTCGCACCGGGTCCAGTCTCGGTGTGTGGAACGACCGCTACAAAACCGTTTTCGACCTTGACTTGTCCACT
This genomic window contains:
- a CDS encoding M4 family metallopeptidase codes for the protein MRSPRGLAAIAGLTLTFALPAIPAAAAPAQAPAQNPEALAAVAADQAALNGVDQLAKSPSEAFVRTGVTPGGGGLFYASYQRTYHGLPVVGGDAVVVADGAGRVRATDAAKTAPISVTTKATLGTDKASGIARAKVSRVDSTSTPQLVVLAGDAPKLAYEVVVSGHNAATPTRLHVFVDAATGAVLDSRDDVRTLAGPGKGATTTTAAVAGTGNSYYAGQVSIDTSGSGSSYSMTDPGRRGIACGREGGAIFTKSTNSWGNGSGTDLETGCVDTLYSVQSEWKMLGDWLGRNGIDGAGGGFRASVGLNDVNAYWDGSSTHFGHSQDNQRQATPMDVVGHEFGHAIFQTTPGGAGSGNENGGMNESTGDIFGALTEAYANNPKDTPDFVVGEGVNLVGQGPIRYMYNPSLVGDPNCYSASIPSTEVHAAAGPQNHWFYLLSQGSNASPASPTCNGSSVTGIGIQKAGKIFYNALLKKTSSWNHKAARKATLEAAIALYPGSCTEFTATKAAWDAVSVTAASGEPTCTGTPPAGNDYSLTLSPTSASVQPGQSASTTVTTRVTAGSAQTVQLQATGLPDGAKATFSPASVQSGAAATLTITTAATTPNGTSQVTVTGDGTDADHTAQFSLTVGTGTPPTGCSGLAEWDSAKAYVPNDVVGHNSHKWTSTWYSTGAEPGAPGSWAVWSDAGAC
- a CDS encoding tetratricopeptide repeat protein, yielding MTRAPAEPLGTRIRRLRADRGWTQRELAEPGYDRGFLAKVETGSRPPSEEMLAYLARRLGLTVDELRFGRPPGVAADLRDALDEGYRDLEQGRVAAAETRFASVGRQAAGYHLADVECYARFCQAEVKWQLFDVEGAQAALEHAEELAAAAPPWLRAMIVHRWSGCRYLTGDAGAAIARVEEALGVLAGDPDAELCLLSALIHPLMEMGGLHRARQAAVAGRRLIRSATRPDFVARFHRQASQVWQAIGEADRAEQDLIEASRLFASVGFDRDAARCRWARGYLLRRLGRLAEARAELTAARDQLAAIGSEEGVAGATIELAEVRLRQGALAEASSLVDAVLPLLTQDVETLGEATGLLGQIAQAQGDLPAATRLLREALEIQTRASLHAAAVSTSLRLGDVLRQRGHLDEAIAAYHRGLDSAEVTDTPA